In uncultured Fibrobacter sp., the genomic window TCTTAAAGTATTAAAGGTAAAGATGATTTCTGTCTGCATGGCAACATATAATGGCGGCAAGTTTATCCGCGAACAGCTCGAAAGCATTCTTTCGCAGTTGCCTACTGATGCCGAAATCGTCATCGCCGACGACGGTTCTACCGACGATACCATGCAGGTAGTTGAATCCTTGAAAGAATCTCGCATTCGCGTGTTGCCTGCCGAAAAGCACCTGGGGGTAATCTACAACTATGAGCGCGCCTTACAAGCGTCTAAGGGCGAAATCATTTTCCTTGCAGACCAAGATGATATCTGGCTTCCGGGAAAGGTGGAAAAAGTCCTTGCAGCTTTGAATGAGGCCGACCTTGTGACGCACGATGCGTGGATGCTTCGTCCGTCGGAATCTTCTTGGACTCGCTCCGGCAAGTTGAGCGATATTCGAGCCTACAAGAGTGGGGTAGTTACCAACTGGTGGAAGAATACCTTTACAGGTTGCTGCATCGCTTTGCGTCGAAGTGTTCTAGGCAAGGCTCTTCCGTTTCCGAAGAATCTCCCGATGCACGATCAATGGCTTGGTCTTGTGGCCGAGAAATATTTCAAGGTGAAGTCAATTGACGAACCGCTGGTGGAATACCGTCAACATTCTACCAATGCAACGCATATCGGGAATTCTCCCGCAGGTGTACTTCAAAAGATTAAATGGCGAGTGAACTTGCTGAAGGCAATTATTTGATGGCCTGAATAACTTCGCCCCAGCCCATTTGCACAATGGCGCCGGCGCGAACCAGATT contains:
- a CDS encoding glycosyltransferase family 2 protein; this encodes MISVCMATYNGGKFIREQLESILSQLPTDAEIVIADDGSTDDTMQVVESLKESRIRVLPAEKHLGVIYNYERALQASKGEIIFLADQDDIWLPGKVEKVLAALNEADLVTHDAWMLRPSESSWTRSGKLSDIRAYKSGVVTNWWKNTFTGCCIALRRSVLGKALPFPKNLPMHDQWLGLVAEKYFKVKSIDEPLVEYRQHSTNATHIGNSPAGVLQKIKWRVNLLKAII